The genomic segment TCTTATTCACTTGATAGATGTCTCATCCAATTTGACTATGTCTATGACATACCTAGACCGGTTCATATTATACcatctatcgttaatggatggtTTGAGCTAACATGGTGAGCAGTACCAATGCGATTAGACAAAATGCAGTGAACACATATTTTCTTGGAAAGCTTATGGATGGTTACTTAGAGTGTTACAGTATAGTATCACACCCTCTCGTCATCCCTCCTGGCTCAAATGAGCCTATAGATCTTGCTGGACCTTCGTCTAATGGAGGAAATTCAAATGACATTCCCCTGCCTCCTCCACCACTTGGTATGAATGATCGATATCAGATACACATGATAAATCTTCTTTATGATACCTTATGTGTTTAGTAAAACCGGATGGCGAGATTTATGCTTTGGCTTCGTAGATAGTACACATTTCCTATGGTTAACCAACTTAGATATTTTTATGattgtttgttgttttttatttatattatttgttgGCTCTATGATATTATTTGTTATTGTGTGACTTTATTTGGTGTTATTGTAATTAAAATATCATTATATATCATAACATGAGCTTGACATGTACTTAACATTGATCTAACATAACTTGAATTTAAAATAGATATAATATagcattaaattaaatataacaaGAAATTTTGTCACCAACAAATGGTTCAAGACATTTCATCATCTTTATAATCTCATTAGTTGATCTTACAAGTGTCACATCCATCCTGATTGTACAAAAGTGTCAGTGCAATCCAAATCATGTTGACCATCTGACTTTGTTTTTTCAATGCCTGATACATCCCTCATATGTTGTTTCCCATTTTCTTGCACCTTAACTACAATTACTTATCCAAATTTCAATGATGGGAGACAATGGACAATTGGGCTTTAACTTCAATTATTGTTGACAAAACCAATTGCAATTAGTTTATGTGTACTCACAGACCTAAATGAAGATGACATAAGTGGGAAGAATGTGATGTTAATGTTATGGAACACTGAGGCCAACATCATACTCCATCTTAAAGAAATAGGATAACACATATCAAGAATATTCATATATGGTTCACTCCCTTGAACACCTAAACTAGATATTCTCAATGAACTCCTAACTTTTGAAACCATGTCATATAACACCTTGGAATAAAAATTAATGTTGTGAAAAAATTTACCATCTAATTGTGTCTGAATTAAGGATCATGACTTTTCACTTCATCCATGTCAATCTCCAATAACATGGAAACCATAATTTTCACCATCTTTCATATCTACAATATCTTTTATAGTCATGCGAGAAAATAAGAAACTGAGACAAGTATAGGTACTTTTAAGACTTTCTATATGGTTGTTTAGAGGGAAATTTACTAGATGATCTCTTGAACATTTGACTTCCTTGTGAGGCATCAACATGCTCCTGCTGTGAAGGATCAAGGTGCGCATCACCCTCTTGCCCCCCTTTTACTATTATCGACTCTCTTTTTAGGCTTGAACTACACAGGTGGCAGACATATGGAAGTTGTAAATGGATATGTAAGTTCATGTACCTTTATACTCATCACTCTATGTGCCACAATATTTAAGGTGCTGAAATACTTCTTCAATTCTTCATATTCATCGCTTAAGTCTAGCTTTGTTTCACTTCCTTCTTCAATGACTTCATACTCTTCAATgtattttccttcaaaataatgGAGTCCAAGGGAATGAGATCACCTTGTACTTGAGGAGATTTAAGTTCATATGCACAAGGTAACCCATGTGTATTCTAATGAAGCACTCATatgtgatcagtgcattttaatgcacattctcctatgtttgttcttaagcatttctttgattttctttgtttactttaatgttttataatgtttttctaatttagtttatttttggtttaatttgattttcgcactttattttcatcattagtagtctgcactaaaatgatcataagtggagctccgggaatccgattgaggcgttctaataatcgccggaaatctaagagaaagagctacaactttcgtgttggagtcaaagtcagattcggagcgcatattttccagaatttcgtttgaagctgcagcattagttttatttagttttggatcgttagttttgggcctgggttatgtttgtttgacccagttgggttatgacctgaattattgtttctcccatttacctaggtctggccgcTAATGTTCATTGTTACATTTTTATTATTCAAGAAATTATGAGTCAAGCTTGTACGAAttccatggagaactaattcctttgagacaaattgttgtattcaggttccgaccttgaggttattataattataattcagttctattcctttcaatattattctatgtctcttgtttgcttaattcgatttgcatagactatattgatttaattcgattggttgtatgatcctaactatagtcacattatcgtttgcttaattcgttatcgtgtccgtttaattcatgtttgcttaattcatgaaacttaatcccgtttgcttaattcggataataggaacatacaacttatactatcaattgcgcttgtcaatggatattatgatcgaataggaatagataatcCGCTTAGGAGGTTGGAATTACAATAATCAATGATAGATATGAACCGAATCAAcaaattgtcgttttagcttattttataatcacttattttaatatcttatttgctctattgttcataaatcgatataaaaccataaaccccaattttatttatattagttaataacaaaacaagaatccttgtgatacgactcgagtcattgtcgctatattacattttcaaaatattcgtttttgatccgcgcgcgacagcggatcaatatGCAAATTTGTCAACACCAACTCTTTTCACACATTCAAACTCTTTTGCAATGTGGTGTTTACACTATCTTTGAACGAAACCAAGCAATCTCAAATAAAAAGGAGTTTTATGTCAATACTCAATGTTCACAATACTTTTTTGAAATGATACTCTAATTGTACCTAGTTACAACTCTAACATGGTGTTGACTGCATGCCAACTCCAACACATATCTCTTCAACTAGTACTCAACATGTTTTTGAGTCTCCAATGAGCAGATTCAATCCAGTAAAATAATATTAGtgaaatatgtaaaaaaaattgttaatattTGCGTGATAAAATTAAACTCATGTAAAAATGTACTCGTTTGTTGTCATGTTCCCTAAGTGGGAGACTTGGTTAGTCCATGCAACAAAATTTATTCTCTTACAGGGTGATTAACATAATCAACAAAGGAATGGATATCACACATACTATCTCAACATGTTGTCAGTGTTGGTCATACTAAAACACCTTATTTGAATACACAATCTTATTCCATAGTTCTATCACATGCTTTTGTCTATTAACCTCGACAAACTTCTTGAACTTTGCACCAACATTTTTTGCAACATGGAAAACACATAAGAGGTGGATTAGGGATGGGAAAAAAACTTCAATGGCATTCATTAGGGTAAGTTCCCGATCAATCACTATGACCTTGGGAAACAACTTCTCGAATGTGAACAACTCCTTCAGCTTCTCTAGTGCCCATGTGAAATTTTCCTCCATTTCATGTTCCAAGTAAGCAAATCGAATAGAGAATGTCGACTCGGTTGATGTAACACAAATCTCAAGTAGTGGTAGCCTATACCTGAAGGTTTTTTACATGCAGTCAAAGATCAAGAATAGATGAAACATATTCAAAAGCTTCACCGAATCTTGATATGTCCAGAGTATATCACCCATAACATTTGAGCACTCCTTGTTTTTGCTCCAAAACAAATACTTATCATTACGAATTAAGCTCAACAAATGTTGCATTTTTCgtaaatgggcctctaatagtaGACTGATATATTTGTATTGCTTTATACAATTGCCTAACACTTGTCAGATTTTCAACACTCCCTATCTTTCGATGCACCCATCATGTACCTCAACGTCATGTTGTACTTTGTTATGTCATTCACAAACTCTCTTTCTTTGGGTCTTAGACGACTTAGTGTGTCATGATTGTCTAAATCCTCAACTAGATTGTGATTGTGAATACCATATGTAACCTTTATGTTTCAATTAGGGGTGGTAAAATAGATCGTGGCCCTTCGGACCGGCCCGCGCACCCACCAAAATATAGCAGGCTGAGTTGGAATTTTGGGTCTGTCGCCCACCAAAGCCCGTCACCCGCCAAAGCTCGCCTCGCCAAAACTCGCCGTCCGCCAAAACCCGCCTTGCCTATTAGTTTATCCCGTTCCGCCTTAAGCCGaccctttttttagttaattatagcAATTTCAATTCTCGATGGTTttcttttatacatttattttttaataaatataatatttttaagtaaaatttgtttaaaagatgctttataaaaaaatgttctaaaaattagtaaaaaaatctaataaaaaggtaaaaaagactattaatatattaaaaaaatgaaaaataaaaaaataaataaaaaagaggaCAAGTTCGCCACCCGCCACCCCCCACCTTGGCAGGGCCAActagatttttatgcccattaCTACTTGACTGGCTCGTGCGCCCCACTTTTTTTGGCAGACTTTAGGCGGGGCGGGACGGGCGGCCCGCTTTGTCACCTCTAGTTTCAACTACAACCATTTAACATAGATTTCAACTGAAAGGGGCACAAATTTTTTTCTATAAGTAACTTCTGACTTTCCTTTGTTCTTGTAATTTGCTCCTCTATCATAACTAAAATTTAGTTTGCCGCTCATGCCTCTTAGCCCATTTTCTATATTAGAATGAATTGTAACTACAACAATACTGTCTTCCAATATATTGTGCTCATGATAACACTTGTGTCAGTTAGAAAAATATCTACtagttataatataaaataaagggttaaatacgtttttagtccctataaatatgcgaccctgcatttttagtccctataaaattttccttcaatgaatgatccttctaaaatttttatgcatgtaatTTCAGTCCCTACTGTTAAACaaatgtgtattttagaatgattattttacagacctgttcataatgttttaaaaagttcctgtAAAACATATCAAATTAGTGGTAAAGAAATTTCTAAACTTTTTGAATTTGTATGAATCTCCAGCATAAAAGCATACTAAATTTACATATCCTAATAAAAATCAGgtataaaatgaaggaaaatactTACATAGACACATACATAACACCTGgacttacacacaaccaatcacatttttttattaattaaaaattaaaaataaaattgtctctctcctcttttatcatcacccccatgatgccaattaaaaacgaaattaaaatttaaataaatttatattctctctcttttcattggttgtgcctaaaaatatgggtttaggttcgtatccatgcaagtatttctctaAAATGAAGCTTCTTCTTTTCCAATTTTACGTATTTCTACTGGgactgtttttattttttttacataactaccaaattttttatttttagatgaATTGTTAGgagtaattttttcaaaaatttgaaaatgttAATTATAAAAATGTCATTATTAGCATTTTAAATATATGTAAGGGTGTATAACAAATTTATGGTGTGCTATATTGAATCATCGAGTATGAGATGTGTAAGCCCAACATTTCAAAAATTTATATAGCCCAAGAATAAAGTGcaactataatattatttatttatttatttatttatttatttatttattattatagttatttttattgtgataaaataaaataaaatccagaAAAAGTTCCACAATCTTATCATTTTCATCAACACATCAATGGCTATCTCAACCTCCTTCTCCAACTTCTTCCCTTTCCTCTCCCCACAAACCAAACCACAACCACCACCTCAACCTCTCCTCTCCCACTTCCCATCTCACCACCACAACCACCGCAGCAAGACAATCCCCCTTGTTCTCAGCCGCAATGAAACCTCTTCTTCAGTCACATCTTCACCACCATCACAAGACTTGTCTTCCGATTTCGCCTCATATCTCTCAGATTCCGACTCCATGTACTTACCAGCCCATCATAATGTTATGGTGGTTCTCGAAGATGATGAGCCTGAAGACCGGCTGCTCGGTAGGTTCCGTAGAGAGGTTATGAGAGCTGGGGTTATTCAGGAGTGTAAG from the Vicia villosa cultivar HV-30 ecotype Madison, WI unplaced genomic scaffold, Vvil1.0 ctg.003007F_1_1, whole genome shotgun sequence genome contains:
- the LOC131640231 gene encoding small ribosomal subunit protein bS21c-like codes for the protein MAISTSFSNFFPFLSPQTKPQPPPQPLLSHFPSHHHNHRSKTIPLVLSRNETSSSVTSSPPSQDLSSDFASYLSDSDSMYLPAHHNVMVVLEDDEPEDRLLGRFRREVMRAGVIQECKRRKFFENPQDEKKRRVRDAAKRNRRNRRPMGGNPAGGGRYNNYYTQDDPIAVQEEDDDYWGIDE